The following proteins come from a genomic window of Natronosalvus vescus:
- a CDS encoding DUF2249 domain-containing protein: protein MTTLDVRSIPPVDRHPTIHDAFAELEAGESLTIINDHEPKPLFYEFQAEVPTFDADGYTVDQPEPGRFVAEFPKQSE, encoded by the coding sequence ATGACGACACTCGACGTCCGTTCGATTCCACCGGTCGACCGACATCCAACGATTCACGACGCGTTCGCCGAACTCGAGGCTGGCGAGTCGTTGACGATTATCAACGATCACGAGCCAAAGCCGTTGTTCTACGAGTTCCAGGCCGAAGTACCGACGTTCGACGCCGATGGCTACACCGTCGACCAACCTGAACCGGGACGGTTCGTCGCGGAGTTTCCGAAGCAATCGGAGTAG
- the pyrE gene encoding orotate phosphoribosyltransferase — MANQNLIDALRAADAVRFGEFELSHGGTSDYYVDKYLFETDPRCLELIADAFADRLEADAKLGGVALGGVPLAAATSVAAGVPYVIARKQRKDYGTANLIEGRLEDGEDVVVVEDIVTTGTSLVDAVEALRDAGATVERALVVVDRQEGGRENVEAAGVEMEALVTAEELLADRDRTDA; from the coding sequence ATGGCCAACCAGAACCTCATCGACGCGTTGCGGGCGGCCGACGCCGTTCGCTTCGGCGAGTTCGAACTCTCCCACGGCGGCACCAGCGACTACTACGTCGACAAGTACCTCTTCGAGACCGATCCGCGTTGTCTCGAGTTGATCGCCGACGCGTTCGCTGACCGCCTCGAGGCCGACGCGAAACTCGGCGGCGTCGCCCTCGGTGGCGTCCCCCTCGCGGCGGCCACGAGCGTTGCAGCGGGCGTACCGTACGTCATCGCGCGCAAACAGCGCAAGGACTACGGGACGGCGAACCTGATCGAGGGGCGACTCGAGGACGGCGAGGACGTCGTCGTCGTCGAGGACATCGTTACGACGGGGACGAGTCTGGTCGACGCCGTCGAAGCCCTCCGTGACGCCGGCGCGACTGTCGAGCGAGCCCTGGTCGTCGTCGATCGCCAGGAAGGCGGTCGCGAGAACGTCGAGGCCGCGGGGGTCGAGATGGAGGCGCTGGTGACTGCAGAGGAGTTGCTAGCCGACCGCGATCGAACTGATGCGTAA
- a CDS encoding class II aldolase/adducin family protein: MILESQRQQVVERASDLATLTPGRTGNLSVRQDDAFAITPTGVPYDAFETVDVPVVGVDGEHRDGRMKPSSEVPMHSSIYRREDVGAIVHTHSPWSTALAVANQPLPPIHYMIVAVGKRVPVAEYATYGTDELAENIVTAMHEAESTAAFIENHGLVVTAADLETALENTRHVESLARLYLETRSAGLEPQTLADEQLDAVLEAFESYGQ; this comes from the coding sequence ATGATCCTCGAGAGCCAGCGCCAGCAGGTCGTCGAGCGGGCGAGCGACCTCGCAACGCTCACGCCCGGACGGACGGGGAACCTGAGCGTTCGCCAGGACGATGCGTTCGCCATCACGCCGACAGGCGTCCCCTACGACGCCTTCGAGACGGTCGACGTCCCCGTGGTGGGGGTCGACGGCGAGCACCGCGACGGACGGATGAAACCCAGCAGCGAGGTGCCGATGCATAGCTCCATCTACCGACGCGAGGACGTCGGGGCGATCGTCCACACACACTCGCCGTGGTCGACGGCGCTGGCCGTCGCAAACCAGCCGTTGCCGCCGATCCACTACATGATCGTCGCCGTCGGCAAGCGGGTGCCGGTCGCCGAGTACGCGACGTACGGCACCGACGAACTCGCCGAAAACATCGTCACGGCGATGCACGAGGCCGAGTCGACCGCCGCGTTCATCGAAAATCACGGTCTCGTCGTCACCGCGGCCGACCTCGAGACGGCCCTCGAGAACACGCGCCACGTCGAGAGCCTCGCTCGGCTCTACCTCGAGACCCGGTCGGCCGGTCTCGAGCCCCAGACGCTAGCCGACGAGCAGCTAGACGCGGTGCTCGAGGCGTTCGAGTCGTACGGGCAGTAA
- a CDS encoding HAD family hydrolase encodes MTVDTVLFDFDDTFYPYQPCNEAGKAAARATARERGYEFDAEAFEAFYQSGRRDVKRDLEGSAAGHHRLLYFKRALERLTGSPQPADALALSEAYWEGYLEEMTLFSGVEETLATLREAGITIAIVTNLTTRIQLRKIEHLGLADDIDLLLTSEEVGQDKPASVMFTLALARVGCQPADALMVGDSVSADIVGANALDIETVLFNAGDVDEASLTGYREPDHQIDTFADLTRLVR; translated from the coding sequence ATGACGGTCGACACGGTGCTGTTCGACTTCGACGACACGTTCTACCCCTACCAGCCCTGCAACGAAGCCGGGAAAGCCGCCGCTCGAGCGACGGCCCGCGAGCGCGGCTACGAGTTCGACGCCGAGGCCTTCGAAGCGTTCTATCAATCAGGTCGCCGAGACGTCAAACGCGACCTCGAGGGCTCCGCGGCGGGACACCACCGACTGCTGTACTTCAAGCGGGCGCTCGAGCGCCTCACCGGGTCGCCTCAGCCAGCGGACGCGCTCGCGCTCAGCGAGGCCTACTGGGAGGGGTATCTCGAGGAGATGACCCTCTTTTCGGGCGTCGAGGAGACGCTGGCGACGCTGCGCGAAGCAGGTATCACGATCGCCATCGTCACGAACCTGACGACGCGGATTCAGCTCCGAAAGATCGAGCACCTCGGTCTGGCCGACGACATCGACCTGTTGCTCACCTCGGAGGAAGTCGGCCAGGACAAGCCGGCGTCGGTCATGTTCACGCTGGCGCTCGCTCGCGTGGGCTGTCAGCCGGCGGACGCCCTGATGGTCGGCGACTCGGTGTCAGCGGACATCGTCGGTGCGAACGCGCTCGACATCGAAACCGTGCTGTTCAACGCCGGTGACGTCGACGAGGCGTCGCTGACCGGCTATCGAGAGCCCGATCATCAGATAGATACGTTCGCTGACCTAACGAGGCTGGTACGATGA